Proteins co-encoded in one Pseudochaenichthys georgianus chromosome 22, fPseGeo1.2, whole genome shotgun sequence genomic window:
- the LOC117467462 gene encoding uncharacterized protein gives MLAVSADGNMKLYRFRRSGSSDGSAFFNGLFVAEDSAVAAFVDKIQRSLKNTQGRGTCGDSQWTAARETSRRASKLDEEGMEVAVCRHGFLLKALNMYRGEIFAYPLYLQKELMPAKAKFFAMDVACKYWPYMEKAASVLPALQELTTMKPFLSVMHARAHATKCEIIWSGKNQEGAGMTAGEEVEQVNSYLSRCALTTKYMSKAARLDMFTVHAMGWNRKKVTPSIRHFPQDM, from the exons ATGTTGGCTGTTTCTGCCGATGGAAACATGAAGCTATATCGCTTTCGGCGAAGTGGAAG TTCTGATGGCAGCGCCTTTTTTAATGGGCTCTTTGTAGCCGAAGACAGCGCGGTGGCTGCATTTGTCGACAAAATACAGAGATCACTGAAAAAT ACCCAGGGAAGAGGCACATGTGGGGACTCCCAGTGGACAGCAGCGAGGGAGACGTCAAGGAGGGCTTCTAAGCTGGATGAAGAAGGGATGGAGGTGGCTGTATGTCGCCATGGGTTTCTTTTGAAGGCCTTAAATATGTACAGGGGGGAGATATTCGCCTACCCCCTGTATCTTCAAAAGGAACTCATGCCAGCCAAAGCCAAGTTCTTCGCCATGGATGTGGCTTGCAAGTACTGGCCGTACATGGAGAAAGCTGCAAGTGTCCTTCCTGCTCTCCAGGAGCTGACCACCATGAAGCCATTCCTCAGTGTAATGCATGCTCGAGCCCATGCTACCAAATGCGAG ATTATATGGAGTGGGAAGAACCAGGAGGGAGCAGGGATGACCGCCGGGGAAGAGGTGGAGCAGGTCAACAGCTACCTGTCCCGTTGTGCCCTGACAACAAAATACATGTCCAAAGCAG CACGACTGGACATGTTCACAGTGCATGCTATGGGATGGAACAGGAAAAAGGTGACACCCTCCATCAGGCACTTTCCACAAGATATGTGA